One window from the genome of Microbacterium sulfonylureivorans encodes:
- the mraY gene encoding phospho-N-acetylmuramoyl-pentapeptide-transferase, translating into MRSLLTAAAISLAFTLFLTPVFLRLFRKWGWGQVIRTPEDIRNPNHHAKRGTPTMGGTIFIVGTIVGYLVGGYTGNNPPTISGLLVIWMMVGLGAVGFIDDYMKVRSQRSLGLSGWRKIVGQILVVVPFGIVALNFPNAWGETPASAYVSVFRDIQVLSFMALGPILGWLLYLAWVGFIGVATSNSVNLADGLDGLAAGAGIFVTGAYSLIAFWQFNQACWGGDGLSAAAASACYPTPNPFDLAIVSASFVGALVGFLWWNAPKAKVFMGDVGSMAIGGVLAAMAILTRTELLLVLVAGVYVIPTGSVILQRLYFKATRGKRLFLMSPLHHHLEMRGWPEITIVVRMWIIAGLLAVSGVGFFYVEWLSQT; encoded by the coding sequence GTGAGATCACTCCTGACGGCGGCAGCGATCTCGCTGGCATTCACGCTCTTCCTCACCCCCGTCTTCCTGCGGCTCTTCCGCAAGTGGGGCTGGGGGCAGGTCATCCGCACGCCGGAGGACATCCGCAACCCGAACCACCACGCGAAGCGCGGCACGCCCACGATGGGCGGCACGATCTTCATCGTCGGCACGATCGTCGGCTACCTGGTCGGCGGCTACACGGGCAACAACCCGCCCACGATCTCGGGCCTGCTGGTCATCTGGATGATGGTCGGCCTGGGCGCGGTCGGGTTCATCGACGACTACATGAAGGTGCGCAGTCAGCGCAGCCTGGGGCTCAGCGGCTGGCGGAAGATCGTCGGCCAGATCCTCGTCGTGGTCCCGTTCGGCATCGTCGCCCTCAACTTCCCCAATGCGTGGGGCGAGACTCCGGCGTCCGCGTACGTCTCGGTCTTCCGCGACATCCAGGTCCTCTCGTTCATGGCGCTCGGCCCGATCCTCGGCTGGCTGCTCTACCTCGCGTGGGTGGGCTTCATCGGCGTGGCGACGTCGAACTCGGTCAACCTCGCGGACGGGCTCGACGGGCTCGCCGCAGGCGCCGGCATCTTCGTCACGGGCGCGTACAGCCTGATCGCGTTCTGGCAGTTCAACCAGGCCTGCTGGGGCGGTGACGGGCTCTCGGCTGCGGCGGCGTCGGCGTGCTATCCGACGCCGAACCCCTTCGACCTCGCGATCGTGTCGGCCTCGTTCGTCGGCGCCCTCGTCGGCTTCCTGTGGTGGAACGCTCCGAAGGCGAAGGTCTTCATGGGCGACGTCGGCTCGATGGCGATCGGCGGCGTCCTGGCGGCGATGGCGATCCTCACCCGCACCGAGCTGCTGCTCGTCCTCGTCGCCGGGGTCTACGTCATCCCGACGGGCTCGGTCATCCTGCAGCGCCTCTACTTCAAGGCCACGCGCGGCAAGCGTCTGTTCCTCATGAGCCCGCTCCACCACCACCTCGAGATGCGCGGCTGGCCCGAGATCACGATCGTCGTGCGCATGTGGATCATCGCAGGTCTCCTCGCGGTGTCGGGCGTCGGATTCTTCTACGTCGAATGGCTCTCCCAGACATGA
- a CDS encoding UDP-N-acetylmuramoyl-tripeptide--D-alanyl-D-alanine ligase — MIALTIAQLARAVGGDVVLAPGDTLDTVVSGTVDTDSRLIGPGDVFVAKPGEETDGHRFVAAAAEAGAAIAIVEHIVEAEGAGTITQIVVPGAVDALADLARDVVARVRNAGALRAVGITGSNGKTTTKNLLARILEGEGETVSPKASFNNEVGAPLTMLRLTETTEFLVSEFGASAPGEIARLAGLVEPDVGIVLMVGMAHAGGFGGIEATFAAKSELVRAIRPGGLAVLNADDSRVAAMAPLAAERGVAVRWFGRGPGAEVRADDVVVTASGTTCLVTAAGVTAPLRLRVLGEHHVMNALAAIAAATALGVSLADCIERLETVEIAERWRMQPMGSERIRIINDAYNASPDSMAAALRTLAQITGPGERTVAVLGAMSELGEHAEEEHDRVGLLAVRLGIQRIVVIGPDARRMYLEAVAQGSWDAEAVFFATADEAFDYLQGELRDGDRVLVKSSNSAGLRFLGDRLGESFS; from the coding sequence ATGATCGCCCTCACCATCGCCCAGCTCGCCCGCGCCGTCGGGGGAGATGTCGTGCTCGCGCCCGGCGACACGCTCGACACCGTCGTGTCCGGGACGGTCGACACCGATTCCCGGCTCATCGGACCCGGCGACGTGTTCGTCGCCAAGCCCGGCGAGGAGACCGACGGCCACCGCTTCGTCGCCGCAGCCGCCGAGGCCGGTGCGGCGATCGCGATCGTGGAGCACATCGTCGAGGCAGAGGGCGCGGGGACCATCACCCAGATCGTCGTTCCGGGTGCGGTCGACGCCCTCGCCGACCTCGCCCGCGACGTCGTCGCCAGGGTGCGGAATGCCGGAGCCCTCCGCGCCGTCGGGATCACCGGCTCCAACGGCAAGACCACCACGAAGAACCTCCTCGCGCGCATCCTCGAAGGCGAGGGCGAGACGGTGTCGCCGAAGGCCTCTTTCAACAACGAGGTCGGCGCGCCGCTGACCATGCTGCGCCTCACCGAGACGACCGAGTTCCTGGTGAGCGAGTTCGGCGCGAGCGCGCCGGGCGAGATCGCGCGCCTGGCCGGCCTCGTCGAGCCCGACGTCGGGATCGTCCTCATGGTCGGCATGGCCCACGCCGGCGGCTTCGGCGGCATCGAGGCGACGTTCGCGGCGAAGTCCGAGCTCGTGCGTGCGATCCGCCCCGGCGGGCTGGCCGTCCTCAACGCCGACGACTCGCGCGTGGCGGCCATGGCGCCGCTCGCCGCGGAGCGCGGCGTCGCGGTGCGCTGGTTCGGCCGCGGCCCGGGGGCCGAGGTGCGTGCCGACGACGTCGTGGTGACGGCATCCGGCACCACGTGCCTCGTCACCGCCGCCGGCGTGACCGCGCCCCTGCGTCTGCGAGTGCTCGGCGAGCACCACGTGATGAACGCCCTCGCCGCGATCGCCGCCGCGACCGCGCTGGGCGTCTCGCTCGCCGACTGCATCGAGCGCCTCGAGACGGTCGAGATCGCGGAGCGCTGGCGCATGCAGCCGATGGGCTCGGAGCGCATCCGGATCATCAACGACGCGTACAACGCCAGTCCCGACTCGATGGCAGCGGCCCTCCGCACCCTGGCCCAGATCACCGGTCCCGGCGAGCGCACGGTCGCGGTCCTCGGCGCCATGAGCGAGCTCGGCGAGCACGCCGAGGAGGAGCACGACCGTGTCGGTCTGCTCGCGGTGCGTCTCGGCATCCAGCGCATCGTCGTCATCGGCCCCGATGCCCGGCGGATGTATCTCGAAGCCGTCGCGCAGGGGTCGTGGGACGCCGAGGCGGTCTTCTTCGCGACGGCCGACGAGGCGTTCGACTACCTGCAGGGCGAGCTGCGCGACGGAGACCGAGTGCTCGTGAAGTCCTCGAACTCGGCGGGTCTGCGGTTCCTGGGCGATCGTCTGGGAGAATCGTTCTCGTGA
- a CDS encoding peptidoglycan D,D-transpeptidase FtsI family protein yields the protein MTTRSTRSPRRRTVVALAVVLAVLAGFIVRLVDIQVVNADEHVSDSLEIALRGSQTLHGTRGPIVDETGQTLAGSILQYDCQLDPLLISQIDEEIELGKSKADPWIDVSAEVAAITGQTPDDVLAIVAAALAEDPNSRFAELKNRVSTQQYRDLADLGVPYIACLQHPSRSYPDGAVAGNLVGFVGTDGDALEGLEKSYDDCLTATDGKLAYQKGKDGVVIPGTEIQQPAVDGGTLELTINRDLQWYLQQLIGEQVATMRAERGAVLVVETATGKIRAAAEYPTVDPNDPGGQGDDVRGSKIFEGTFEPGSTFKALTAATVIDAGGQTPGSTVVASGLENFPGGARVRDAFQHPAYTYTLAGVLIDSSNAGISKFSEKVPAATRFDYFQRFGIGAGSAVGFPGEEKGEIHPVDEWGAQTTYNTSFGQGLTTTMPELAGAYAAIANGGVRMPLSLIESCTEADGTVVEPDLPEPTRVISESTSTQVRAMLENVFLQAPYAKAVEIPGYRIAGKTGTGEKADLVNGGYKAGVYYTTMVGFAPADDPEYVVVVTLDEPKKVTSSAANATAFQKAMTQVLKTYRVMPSTTAPKLLPKFG from the coding sequence ATGACGACACGCAGCACCCGAAGTCCGCGCCGTCGGACCGTCGTCGCACTCGCGGTGGTCCTGGCGGTGCTCGCCGGATTCATCGTCCGCCTGGTCGACATCCAGGTGGTGAACGCCGACGAGCACGTCTCGGACTCCCTCGAGATCGCGCTCCGCGGGTCGCAGACGCTCCACGGCACCCGGGGGCCGATCGTCGACGAGACCGGACAGACGCTGGCCGGCAGCATCCTGCAGTACGACTGCCAGCTCGATCCGCTCCTGATCTCGCAGATCGACGAGGAGATCGAGCTGGGGAAGTCGAAGGCCGATCCCTGGATCGACGTGTCGGCCGAGGTGGCCGCGATCACCGGGCAGACGCCCGACGACGTGCTGGCGATCGTGGCCGCCGCCCTTGCCGAAGACCCGAATTCTCGCTTCGCCGAGCTGAAGAATCGTGTCAGCACACAGCAGTATCGCGACCTCGCGGACCTCGGCGTGCCGTACATCGCGTGCCTGCAGCATCCGTCCCGCTCCTACCCCGACGGCGCCGTCGCGGGCAACCTCGTCGGCTTCGTCGGCACCGACGGCGACGCTCTCGAGGGGCTCGAGAAGTCGTACGACGACTGCCTCACGGCAACGGACGGCAAGCTCGCCTACCAGAAGGGCAAGGACGGGGTCGTGATCCCGGGCACCGAGATCCAGCAGCCCGCCGTCGACGGCGGCACGCTCGAGCTCACGATCAACCGCGACCTGCAGTGGTACCTGCAGCAGCTCATCGGCGAGCAGGTCGCCACCATGCGCGCGGAGCGCGGCGCCGTCCTCGTCGTGGAGACCGCGACGGGCAAGATCCGCGCGGCGGCGGAGTACCCCACGGTCGACCCCAACGATCCGGGCGGCCAGGGCGACGACGTCCGCGGCAGCAAGATCTTCGAGGGCACGTTCGAGCCCGGCTCGACGTTCAAGGCGCTGACGGCCGCGACCGTGATCGACGCCGGGGGACAGACGCCCGGGTCCACCGTGGTCGCGTCGGGTCTCGAGAACTTCCCCGGCGGGGCGCGGGTGCGCGACGCGTTCCAGCATCCCGCGTACACGTACACGCTCGCCGGCGTGCTGATCGACTCGTCGAACGCGGGCATCTCCAAGTTCAGCGAGAAGGTCCCCGCGGCGACTCGCTTCGACTACTTCCAGCGGTTCGGCATCGGAGCAGGATCCGCGGTCGGCTTCCCCGGCGAGGAGAAGGGCGAGATCCATCCCGTCGACGAGTGGGGCGCGCAGACGACCTACAACACCTCGTTCGGACAGGGTCTGACCACCACCATGCCCGAACTCGCCGGCGCGTACGCCGCGATCGCCAACGGCGGCGTGCGGATGCCGCTGTCGCTGATCGAATCGTGCACCGAGGCCGACGGCACCGTCGTCGAGCCCGATCTCCCGGAGCCGACTCGCGTCATCAGCGAGTCCACGTCGACTCAGGTGCGGGCGATGCTGGAGAACGTCTTCCTCCAGGCGCCGTACGCGAAGGCGGTGGAGATCCCGGGCTACCGCATCGCCGGCAAGACGGGAACCGGCGAGAAGGCGGACCTCGTCAACGGCGGATACAAGGCGGGCGTGTACTACACGACGATGGTCGGGTTCGCGCCCGCCGACGACCCCGAGTACGTCGTCGTCGTCACGCTCGACGAGCCCAAAAAGGTAACATCGTCTGCGGCCAACGCGACCGCGTTCCAGAAGGCCATGACCCAGGTTCTCAAGACATACCGCGTCATGCCCTCGACGACGGCGCCGAAGCTGTTGCCCAAGTTCGGGTGA
- the rsmH gene encoding 16S rRNA (cytosine(1402)-N(4))-methyltransferase RsmH encodes MNLRDIHTPVLLDRCAELLGPALQRDGAVFVDATLGMGGHSEAFLERFPGIRLVGLDRDTDALRIAGERLARFGDRVTLVHTVYDGIAEAVASAGYAAADGILFDLGVSSLQLDEAERGFAYSKDAPLDMRMDQSAGTTAADIVATYGEGDLRRIFERYGEEKLAGRYARAIIAARVEAPIERSGRLVEILVAATPYAAQRTGHPAKRVFQALRIEVNRELSVLERAIPAALGVLPVGGRIVVLAYQSLEDRLVKRALADASASTAPAGLPVELPEHAPRFKLLVKGAELASDEERAVNPRATPVRLRAAERLRADA; translated from the coding sequence ATGAATCTGCGCGACATCCACACTCCCGTCCTCCTCGACCGCTGTGCCGAGCTGCTCGGACCGGCCCTGCAGCGCGACGGCGCCGTCTTCGTCGACGCGACACTCGGCATGGGCGGCCACTCCGAGGCCTTCCTCGAGCGTTTCCCGGGCATCCGCCTGGTCGGTCTCGACCGCGACACCGACGCGCTGCGCATCGCGGGCGAGCGCCTGGCGCGATTCGGCGATCGGGTGACACTCGTGCACACGGTCTACGACGGCATCGCCGAGGCGGTCGCGTCGGCCGGGTATGCGGCGGCCGACGGCATCCTGTTCGACCTCGGCGTGTCCTCCCTGCAGCTCGACGAGGCCGAACGCGGGTTCGCGTACTCCAAGGACGCCCCGCTCGACATGCGGATGGATCAGTCCGCCGGAACGACCGCGGCCGACATCGTCGCGACGTACGGCGAGGGCGACCTGCGCAGGATCTTCGAGCGATACGGCGAGGAGAAGCTCGCCGGTCGGTACGCCCGGGCCATCATCGCGGCGCGCGTCGAGGCGCCGATCGAGCGGTCCGGCCGACTCGTCGAGATCCTCGTCGCGGCGACGCCGTATGCGGCGCAGCGCACGGGCCATCCCGCGAAGAGGGTGTTCCAGGCACTGCGCATCGAGGTGAACCGCGAGCTGTCGGTGCTCGAGCGGGCGATCCCGGCCGCACTCGGAGTCCTCCCGGTCGGCGGGCGCATCGTCGTGCTCGCGTACCAGTCGCTCGAGGATCGCCTCGTCAAGCGCGCGCTCGCGGATGCCTCGGCCTCCACCGCGCCGGCCGGGCTTCCCGTCGAGCTCCCCGAGCACGCGCCTCGGTTCAAGCTCCTCGTCAAGGGCGCCGAGCTGGCCTCCGACGAGGAGCGCGCCGTCAACCCGCGAGCCACACCGGTGCGCCTGCGCGCCGCGGAGCGACTGAGGGCCGACGCATGA
- the mraZ gene encoding division/cell wall cluster transcriptional repressor MraZ — translation MLLGTHTPKLDDKGRVILPAKFRDDLGGGVVVTRGQDRCLYVFSAQEFERVHERIREAPLANKQARDFLRMFLSGASAEKPDSQNRITIPPPLRAYAGLERDLVVTGVGAHAEIWNADAWNTYAEANEENYAELEQEVIPGLF, via the coding sequence ATGCTGTTGGGCACGCACACTCCGAAGCTCGACGACAAGGGCCGCGTCATCCTCCCGGCCAAGTTCCGAGATGATCTGGGCGGGGGCGTCGTCGTGACACGTGGTCAGGACCGCTGCCTCTACGTCTTCAGCGCGCAGGAGTTCGAGCGGGTGCACGAGCGCATCCGCGAGGCGCCGCTGGCCAACAAGCAGGCCCGTGACTTCCTGCGCATGTTCCTCTCCGGCGCGAGCGCCGAGAAGCCCGACAGTCAGAACCGCATCACGATCCCCCCTCCGCTGCGCGCCTACGCAGGCCTGGAGCGCGACCTCGTCGTCACCGGCGTGGGCGCCCACGCCGAGATCTGGAACGCCGACGCGTGGAACACCTACGCCGAGGCGAACGAAGAGAACTACGCCGAGCTGGAGCAGGAGGTGATTCCGGGCCTGTTCTGA
- a CDS encoding DUF3040 domain-containing protein, translating into MPLSEQEQRLLDEMERHLMRNDADVVSAPRDGRSLSYRNIVYGTVLVLLGLGGLIVGVSQQLIFVGVIGFVVMLVGVLLAATPTRGSGHVRVEPEKPAAARQGSSFMDRMNNRWDKRQGER; encoded by the coding sequence ATGCCACTCTCCGAACAGGAGCAGCGTCTGCTCGACGAGATGGAACGCCATCTGATGCGCAACGACGCTGACGTCGTCAGCGCGCCCCGGGATGGGCGCAGCCTCAGCTACCGCAACATCGTGTACGGCACGGTCCTGGTGCTGCTCGGGCTCGGCGGTCTGATCGTCGGCGTCTCGCAGCAGCTCATCTTCGTGGGTGTGATCGGCTTCGTCGTCATGCTCGTGGGTGTTCTGCTCGCGGCGACCCCCACGCGCGGCTCCGGTCACGTCCGGGTCGAACCTGAGAAGCCCGCGGCCGCCCGGCAGGGGTCCTCGTTCATGGACCGCATGAACAACCGCTGGGACAAGAGGCAGGGGGAGCGCTGA
- a CDS encoding polyprenyl synthetase family protein, producing MSASPDPVEAISQRLDMFLAAQRAHAAALGAEAALFVEAGAAACTGGKRLRGRFCVAGWRAVEEASRPAPALPADVVTAAASLEVFHAGALVHDDVIDNSDTRRGRPAAHRALEAAHRDARWVGDAASFGRSAAVLLGDLLVAWSDDLFEEGLAVAQPVPASAARGEYATMRREVTIGQFLDIAEESAFLTEPDERHAERALRVASLKSARYSIQQPLAIGAALAGADAEQTAALAAFGHPLGMAFQLRDDVLGVFGDERETGKPSGDDLREGKRTVLIAFAREGLAPSARRIADELIGDPTLDEGQIASLQRTIVDSGALDRVETLISEYAREAERSLSGARLGNAAVGELRDLARAATVRVT from the coding sequence GTGTCAGCCTCTCCAGACCCGGTCGAAGCCATTTCCCAGCGTCTGGACATGTTCCTCGCGGCCCAGCGAGCCCACGCCGCCGCTCTCGGGGCCGAGGCCGCGCTGTTCGTGGAGGCGGGAGCGGCGGCCTGCACGGGCGGCAAGCGGCTCCGCGGCCGCTTCTGCGTCGCGGGGTGGAGGGCAGTGGAGGAGGCATCCCGCCCCGCCCCGGCGCTGCCCGCGGACGTGGTCACCGCCGCCGCATCGCTCGAGGTCTTCCACGCGGGCGCGCTCGTCCACGACGACGTCATCGACAACTCCGACACCCGGCGCGGACGCCCCGCGGCTCACCGAGCGCTCGAGGCTGCGCACCGCGATGCGCGGTGGGTAGGAGACGCGGCTTCCTTCGGCCGATCTGCCGCCGTGCTGCTCGGCGACCTCTTGGTCGCGTGGAGCGACGACCTCTTCGAGGAGGGCCTCGCCGTCGCCCAGCCGGTGCCGGCCTCCGCGGCGCGCGGCGAGTACGCCACGATGCGCCGCGAGGTGACCATCGGACAGTTCCTCGACATCGCGGAGGAGTCCGCCTTCCTCACCGAACCCGACGAGCGGCACGCCGAGCGCGCACTGCGCGTCGCATCGCTCAAGTCCGCCCGGTACAGCATCCAGCAGCCGCTCGCGATCGGCGCCGCACTGGCGGGAGCGGACGCCGAGCAGACCGCGGCGCTCGCGGCGTTCGGGCATCCGCTCGGCATGGCCTTCCAGCTGCGCGACGACGTGCTCGGGGTGTTCGGAGACGAGCGCGAGACGGGCAAGCCGTCAGGCGACGACCTCCGCGAGGGCAAGCGCACGGTGCTGATCGCGTTCGCACGCGAGGGGCTCGCCCCCTCCGCACGTCGGATCGCCGACGAGCTCATCGGCGATCCGACGCTCGACGAGGGTCAGATCGCTTCGCTGCAGCGGACGATCGTGGACTCGGGGGCGCTCGATCGCGTCGAGACGCTGATCTCCGAGTACGCCCGCGAAGCCGAGCGCTCGCTCTCCGGAGCCAGGCTCGGCAACGCCGCCGTCGGCGAGCTGCGCGATCTCGCGCGCGCCGCCACGGTTCGGGTGACCTGA
- a CDS encoding Rv2175c family DNA-binding protein, whose product MTADDAPRIETEWLTLPELVEVLGEPLGRVRRFLDESALVGTRRDGALKVPAVFILDGHPIASLRGTAIVLHDAGFSDDEVIDWLLTSEDSIGVPPIEALRAGRKAEVRRVAQTLA is encoded by the coding sequence GTGACCGCTGACGACGCCCCTCGCATCGAGACCGAATGGCTCACCCTGCCCGAACTCGTGGAGGTGCTCGGCGAACCGCTCGGACGCGTCCGGCGCTTCCTCGACGAGTCCGCCCTCGTGGGCACTCGACGGGACGGCGCGCTCAAGGTCCCCGCGGTGTTCATCCTCGACGGGCATCCCATCGCGTCCCTTCGCGGCACTGCGATCGTCCTCCACGACGCGGGCTTCTCCGACGACGAGGTGATCGACTGGCTCCTCACCTCGGAGGACTCGATCGGCGTCCCGCCCATCGAAGCGCTGCGCGCCGGTCGCAAGGCAGAGGTCCGGCGGGTCGCGCAGACGCTCGCCTGA
- a CDS encoding muramidase family protein translates to MRPDIRTHRARGPRLIAAGVPAVFGSIALVLTAAPAHAQDRVDEERMPRLHPVHASAKAVAKATTVVGTAAALRAPAAARPATYTVQRGDTVSAIASRFGLRTVDVLTLNGLSWKSVIYPGQVLRLSGAAATAPAAPAAPTTSASYTIQRGDTVTAIAKRHGVSTTTLLSANGLGWSSIIYPGQKLTIPLKAVPASAPSAPATPAPAPAPGGAYVVKAGDTVTAIAQRHGVTVKAVLSANRLGLSSIIYPGQKLTIPAKASATGLNAPQTENARLIIQIGRELGVPDRGIAIALGTSMQESWLRNLDWGDRDSLGLFQQRPSTGWGTAEQVRDRVRAIKAFYGGPSDPNGSRTRGLLDIPGWQKMTFAQAAQAVQISAYPDRYAQWEKPAHAWLAALG, encoded by the coding sequence TTGCGACCTGACATCCGCACCCATCGTGCCCGCGGACCGCGGCTGATCGCAGCGGGGGTGCCCGCCGTCTTCGGCTCCATCGCCCTCGTTCTGACGGCTGCACCCGCCCATGCCCAGGACCGCGTCGACGAAGAGCGGATGCCGCGGCTCCACCCCGTACACGCGTCCGCGAAGGCCGTGGCCAAGGCGACCACGGTCGTCGGCACCGCCGCCGCTCTGAGAGCCCCTGCCGCCGCGCGACCTGCGACGTACACGGTCCAGCGCGGCGACACCGTCAGCGCGATCGCGTCCCGATTCGGGTTGCGCACAGTGGACGTCCTCACTCTGAACGGCCTCTCGTGGAAGTCGGTGATCTACCCGGGACAAGTGCTGCGCCTCTCGGGTGCCGCGGCCACGGCGCCGGCCGCGCCCGCCGCGCCGACGACATCCGCGTCGTACACGATCCAGCGCGGCGACACCGTCACCGCGATCGCCAAGCGCCACGGCGTCTCGACCACGACCCTGCTCTCGGCCAACGGCCTGGGGTGGTCGTCGATCATCTATCCCGGGCAGAAGCTGACCATTCCCCTGAAAGCGGTACCGGCATCCGCTCCCTCCGCACCGGCGACCCCCGCTCCGGCGCCGGCGCCGGGCGGAGCGTACGTGGTGAAGGCGGGCGACACGGTCACCGCGATCGCCCAGCGTCACGGCGTCACGGTCAAGGCCGTGCTGTCCGCCAACCGGCTCGGGCTGTCGTCGATCATCTACCCCGGCCAGAAGCTCACGATCCCCGCGAAGGCGTCGGCGACCGGCCTGAACGCGCCGCAGACCGAGAACGCCAGGCTGATCATCCAGATCGGGCGCGAGCTCGGCGTGCCCGATCGCGGGATCGCGATCGCCCTGGGCACCTCCATGCAGGAGTCCTGGCTGCGCAACCTCGATTGGGGCGACCGAGACTCGCTGGGACTCTTCCAGCAGCGGCCCAGCACCGGCTGGGGCACCGCGGAGCAGGTGCGCGACCGCGTGCGGGCGATCAAGGCCTTCTACGGCGGACCGTCGGACCCGAACGGATCCCGCACGCGCGGGCTGCTCGACATCCCCGGCTGGCAGAAGATGACGTTCGCGCAGGCCGCGCAGGCGGTCCAGATCTCGGCGTATCCCGATCGTTACGCACAGTGGGAGAAGCCTGCCCACGCCTGGCTCGCCGCGCTCGGCTGA
- the pknB gene encoding Stk1 family PASTA domain-containing Ser/Thr kinase → MSTSQQTDPLIGRLVDGRYRVRARIARGGMATVYVATDLRLERRVALKVMHGHLSDDTVFQSRFIQEARAAARLADPHVVNVFDQGQDGDMAYLVMEYLPGITLRELLREQRRLTVPQAVSILDAILSGLAAAHRAGIVHRDVKPENVLLAEDGRIKIGDFGLARATTANTATGAQLLGTIAYLAPELVTRGTADARSDIYALGIMLYEMLTGEQPYKGEQPMQIAFQHATDSVPRPSVKNPGVPEPLDELVLWATEKSPDDRPSDAREMLDRLREIEHELGITPSVTRAAPLGVLREEGLPSGDLTAVLPTTATGPTTPVEEVDNATQLRRAMKRRSAKGGWLVAVVILLAALAAGLGWWFGSGPGSMVAVAEVSGMSFAQAQERLAEDGLVAVERGENSLDIEAGLAIGTDPPSGTRLDKDSEVAVLISLGPAEVQIESLLGTPKGDATAILDSHRIAVDGESGYYTDSPVDAVVVAVIHPRADGEDITCTEGCTAHEGDTASLGVSLGKLPSVSGQSVDAARATLTDAQLAVNEDVVEQASDDVAAGQVIGTSEREGGGWWRPGDKISLIVSTGPPLFAVPPVAGKTRDDAIATLEGAGFQVDYSALWAPFPNDITEVTGSDPAEGSMLVKGTRVYIEITVSG, encoded by the coding sequence GTGAGCACGAGTCAGCAGACGGACCCGCTGATCGGCCGTCTGGTCGACGGCCGCTACCGTGTGCGTGCTCGCATCGCGCGGGGCGGCATGGCGACGGTCTACGTCGCCACCGACCTCCGGCTCGAGCGTCGTGTCGCACTGAAGGTGATGCACGGGCATCTGAGCGACGACACCGTCTTCCAGAGCCGTTTCATCCAGGAGGCTCGCGCAGCCGCTCGGCTGGCCGATCCGCACGTCGTGAACGTGTTCGACCAGGGCCAGGACGGCGACATGGCGTACCTGGTGATGGAGTATCTGCCGGGGATCACCCTGCGCGAGCTGCTGCGCGAGCAGCGACGCCTCACCGTCCCGCAGGCCGTGTCGATCCTCGACGCGATCCTGTCCGGCCTCGCCGCCGCGCACCGCGCCGGCATCGTCCACCGCGACGTCAAACCCGAGAACGTGCTGCTCGCCGAAGACGGCCGCATCAAGATCGGCGACTTCGGACTGGCGCGGGCGACCACCGCGAACACCGCCACCGGGGCACAGCTGCTCGGCACGATCGCCTACCTCGCCCCGGAGCTGGTCACGCGGGGCACAGCCGATGCGCGCAGCGACATCTATGCACTCGGCATCATGCTCTACGAGATGCTCACGGGAGAGCAGCCGTACAAGGGCGAGCAGCCCATGCAGATCGCATTCCAGCACGCGACGGACTCCGTGCCCCGTCCGAGCGTCAAGAACCCGGGGGTCCCCGAGCCCCTCGACGAGCTCGTCCTGTGGGCGACGGAGAAGAGCCCCGACGACCGCCCGTCGGATGCGCGCGAGATGCTCGATCGGCTGCGCGAGATCGAGCACGAGCTCGGCATCACCCCCAGCGTCACCCGCGCGGCTCCGCTCGGCGTGCTCCGCGAAGAGGGGCTGCCCTCGGGCGACCTCACGGCCGTCCTTCCGACGACCGCGACCGGACCGACGACACCCGTCGAAGAGGTCGACAACGCCACGCAGCTGCGCCGTGCGATGAAGCGACGAAGCGCGAAGGGCGGCTGGCTCGTCGCCGTCGTCATCCTGCTCGCGGCCCTCGCGGCGGGGCTCGGCTGGTGGTTCGGCTCCGGACCGGGCTCGATGGTCGCGGTCGCCGAGGTGTCGGGCATGTCGTTCGCGCAGGCGCAGGAGCGCCTCGCCGAAGACGGCCTCGTCGCCGTCGAGCGGGGCGAGAACAGTCTGGACATCGAGGCCGGACTCGCTATCGGCACCGATCCGCCGTCGGGCACGAGGCTCGACAAGGACTCCGAGGTCGCCGTGCTGATCTCGCTCGGCCCTGCCGAGGTGCAGATCGAATCCCTCCTGGGCACGCCCAAGGGCGACGCCACGGCGATCCTCGACTCCCACCGCATCGCGGTCGACGGCGAGTCCGGGTACTACACCGACTCTCCGGTCGACGCCGTCGTCGTCGCGGTGATCCACCCGCGCGCCGACGGTGAGGACATCACCTGCACCGAGGGGTGCACCGCGCACGAGGGCGACACCGCAAGCCTCGGGGTCTCGCTCGGCAAGCTTCCGTCCGTGAGCGGCCAGAGCGTCGACGCTGCCCGGGCCACGCTCACCGACGCCCAGCTGGCCGTGAACGAAGACGTCGTCGAGCAGGCGAGCGACGACGTCGCCGCCGGACAGGTCATCGGCACATCCGAGCGCGAAGGCGGCGGATGGTGGCGGCCGGGCGACAAGATCTCGCTCATCGTCTCGACCGGTCCCCCGCTGTTCGCCGTCCCTCCGGTTGCCGGCAAGACGCGCGACGACGCGATCGCAACGCTCGAAGGGGCCGGTTTCCAGGTCGACTACTCCGCGCTGTGGGCGCCGTTCCCCAACGACATCACCGAGGTGACGGGATCGGATCCGGCCGAAGGCAGCATGCTCGTCAAGGGCACGCGCGTGTACATCGAGATCACCGTCAGCGGCTGA